tcagtcactgacaccttagaccagtgatggaaaacctgtgacacacgtgtcagaggtgacatgtgaacacatatttttggttgatttttctttgttaagtggcatttaaatatataaaataaatatcaaaaatataagtctttgttttactatggctgcaaatatcaaaaaacttctatatgtgacacggcatcaaagttaagttagggtttttcaaaatgctgacacaccgagctcaaaaggttcgccatcactgccttagagtctGCCCACAGTCAGGCCCAGGCAGGTGACTCCTCAGCAGAGCACAATATCTGAGTGTTTTTCTTACCTTGTAAATAGTGCTTGgactattcatttttaaatataaatctttattgatttcagagaggaagggagagagagatagaaatatcaatcatgaAAAAGAATAATCCATAGACCGCCTcctgccgccccctccccactggggatggaaacTGCTACTGGTCATCTGCCCTGAACAGAGaagaaactgtgacctcctggttcataggtggatgctccaACACTGAGCCATGTGGTTCAGGCAAACTATGCATTTTTTGATGGTTGCCTGCTGACAGCTTGAGCCCCAACCGCTCTTGTCCCTATTGCCTTGCACGTGAACAAGCTGATAAGAAAGCCTGGGTGGTGTCTCCTATAGTGCAGGCAGTTGATTCAAACCACAGAATTCCTGCCTGTGAGGAACTCTTGCCCAGGACCCATCTTCGAGGCCCCACATGACCACACCAGGCTCCATTTCTGGCTCTGAAGCCAGGTCTCAGCTGCTTGAGAGGCCAGCCCGGCCCTCCTGAGACCTCTATGTGAGTCCTAAGGCTTGTCCTGCTCTCCTGGTGTGGGTGTGAGGGGTGTGACACACCAGCATCACTCTTATCCACACCTCTGCAGGTGAACATGACACTTGAACTTGCTGCCAGGAACAGCACATCCCAACATTACCAGCCCTGTGGGTCTGACTTCTGTTTCTCAAACTTGTTGACCTCTGGGAGCTGTGCTGTCCCATGTGGCATTGCTGAGCCTGTTGTGCCTCTTGGGAGCTTTCATGCATTTCTAGGCAATTGGCAGGCAGAGTATGGTATTGGGTCCTCTTGAAAGTGGTCCTGGAATCATTagctctggctctgccacttaaataaatgtgtgaccaaatatagcaggctagtttttagcacattgtatgtgggaaacgtatttatacgttttacgtatttatatgttctaccagggtagtagagcgcgggacacatattaatacgttttttatagactagcggtagaatgcgggtaacatataaatacataaactaaagttattgtaattttagtgaacgttgccatttgcgcaaaaaattagcaaaaatggcccgtgccacctgttaccgcgcgataaaaactaccctcAAACAATGTGTTAAGGTGATGATGTTGTATGCCCATGAATGTTGTTATAATTATccagatggcccttggcagaaaaaaggttcccagtCCCTGCTCTATCTATGTATGTAATAGAGGAATATGCTCATTAGCCGGTACGCCGTAACGTCACTACAGGGCACCTGGCCACAGATCCACAGCTTCACAGAGACTGACTCTACTAGGCCGCCCAGAGGCCACGTGCCTGGGCCCCAGGATGCCCGAACCCGGTGCCCATTCAAGACATGAAACAGAGAGAAGGTGCAAGAGGAAATCCAGAGAATGAGATGTGGGGGTTCAAGACTCACTTCCTGTGGGCTTTGTCCTTCTTGGCCTTGGTCCTTTTCTTTCGGGCCTGGAGCGCAAGCCCagcaggagagagggatggatgaAGGGCGAATGTGGAAGAAAGGTGACCTAGGTGAGGGTGGAGATCTAGCAGCTGCGAGATGCCCCACTGCGGGGCCGCCTCAGGAGCGGCTCCCGGCAAGCGCCACGGCTTTGGCAAAGTGGatggccaggaggcaggagaccCAAGGGGCGCAGTGTGGCACCGAGGCAGGGTGTACTGGAGGGGGCTCAGGCCGGGGcagggggaaggtgggtggggatCCACATAATTAAAGATGACAAGAGCACTTGttttctctgggcctgatttCTCTTTAAACTCCTACCTACTTGTTCCTAGAGATTAAGGTCTAACGTTCTAGCATCAGGCAAGCAAGGGTTATAAGTTATAACAGTCTCCAAAAGGCCCTTAAATTATTTCCTTATAACTGAGGCATCATTTGCTTTTCACAACTGTTTAAGCACTGTTATATATTGTTGCCATCTGTGCTGCAACCAGTGGGGCCATCaggggccctgctcccacccacattggcctggtgctgcccgctctcCAGCACTGCTGCCCACCATTAGCGCCCATCTCCATCTCTGGGGTGACTGGGGGGGTTTTCAGGACACCCAGGAACATCCACCTTGGCCAGGCGCCGACCGCTCACCTACTGCACCATCCTGTAGCAGTCCCACTCTCATCAGAGCTTATCAGGGCCAGTaccacctccactgccgcctgctacTAGTGCGGCGtcgctgacacccgccatgttttgtgccaccccctggtggtcagcacacatcatagcaagctgtGGAACTCCCGGTCAGTCAAACTCTTGGAgacaatttccatattagccttttataatacaGGATACTACCTTCACTTtattgtgtgttcttgcctcccttgtcaaGAATTCCATGACCATAAAGGCATAGGTTTATATCTAGGCTCTCTGTTCCATTCCACTGCTTTATATGCTTTTTTAGGCCAGAACCATGCTTTTTGATTACTATGGTAATGTGATTCACCCGcatttgtccttctttctcaagattactatTGCTACTCACGGTGTTTTGTGGTCTGTGtaaaatttttgaatatttgttctagttgtGTGAGATTCATCATGGGTATCTtcataggaattgcattgaagctatagattgctttgagtagtatgcacattttatttatattaatttttcctCTCCATAAACACCATATAATTTACATTCcaattgcagtttacatttaattttattttatattagtttcaggtgaaacTAATTTCAACATGAAAATGTTGCAGATTTCAATAAAGGTCCTTGGACATGCCAAGTCTTAAATTGTTCCTCAAGGTCTAGGCTGCGGTTATAGTGTCACAATTCTGCCAGAAATACTTCTTTTGAGTGTGATCTTATGATTTCAATATATGTGTTTATGTGTGCGAAAAACCAGTATGAAGTAACCCTCAGGCTCATGAGTAGAGGACTTTTGTAGTGAGCTAAGTTGTCCTGTCTTGCTCATGACTGAGCTCCAAGTCTAACATCCTATCTACATAAAATGAGAGAGGCAAAAGAAGGTCAAACTGAGTTACTaacaaataatacaaaaacaaatgATCATTCATACTCCTCCTCAAGAATATTCTCATTCATTCAGGTGTATCTAACGACTTCTCATAATCTGGAGTACTTCCGGATAATATGGCCAAGTACATTTTGTTCCAAGTTGTATTTTCACACACCTCCTGGCCTCTCCTGTTTGGTGATAAGTATAGAAGAACAAACTATGAGGCCTTTATTGTATTCACAGTCACTAAAACTTTATGCAGACATGACAGTATGTTCCATGGACTGCTGCATCAAATGATTGTTGTAATGGAGATGAGTTTTCTCACAAGGAATCGATGGGCTTAAAATAGAAGTATTTTAATGTATTAACATAGAAGTTGTTCAAGGTGCTCTTTACCCTGACATTAGAGAGCAATGAAGACTTGAAGTGATCACGGTAAAAATCATATCCATAAATTCCCTGTATTCTTGAGGCTGTGAATGTGGCAAATTAATAATAATCTTACAATCAAGTGATACACTAAATGTTGGTGACCATGTGTTCTATGTGAACTTGCTATGAATTATGTGTAGGTCCCCAGTGTTGTCTATCTCATCCATTCTCCTCTATGTATATGTGGGATATTTTAGGACTCAGTGGCCTTTGAAGATGTTAATGTGGAGTTCACCATGGAGGAGTGGGCTTTCCTGGATCCGACCTGGAAGAAACTCTACACAGATGTGATGCTGGAAACCTTCTGGAACCTGGCATCAGTAGGTAGGTatcataaattcttttttttttaatatatttttattgattttagagagaaaatggagagaaCGAGAGAAAagttaatgatgagagagaatcactgattgggtACCTTGTGcgcgcctcacactggggatctacCCTGCAAACTGGTCCTACTGGGAATTGATCTGTGATCTCCCGGTTCAtaccggttcataggttgaccatCAACCACAGAGCAACTCTGGCCTGCAACAACTTGGTACTTATGTATTCAATTAGAAAACTAGCCATTGCtcatttggctcaatggatagagcatcatcggcctgtggaccaaaaggtcccaggttcaattccggtcaagggcatataccttggttgtgggcacatctccagtaggaggggtgcaggaaggagctcatcaatgtttctaactctctatccctatctcttcctctctgtaaaaagtcaataaaatatattttttttaaaaaagaaaactagtgtTGCTTGCTCATCAATGCTGTTTCAAGAATTGAAATATGGAAAGGGAATACATTGGTACTCAAACTAGGAATGATCACAGCTCATTGTGTACTTAAAATCTAACcagtttttatattctttaatagTTTATAATGGTTTTTTTAGCATGTGATTTAGAAGAACAGTGTGACAACCATGACAGTGAAGATCAATATGAAAATAATGGGATGAATTTTAGGTGAGTTGCATTGACATGAAGAAGCATTAAGagcatctttgtgtgtgtgtgtgtgtctgtttaatatatttttatatatttatttatttgtatgtttaatttttttaaatttacttcagagaggtaggaagagggagaaagacaaagaagcatcaatgatgagagagaattattgatggcttcctcctgcatgccccacattcaGAATCaagaaccagggcatgtgccctgaccggaaattgaactatgaccacctggttcagaggtcagtgAGCCTCTCTGGTGGTgcaaaagtatgtttttattgattttagagtatggaggtgagagggagagatataaagatcaattgactgcctcctgcatgccccgtactgggttTAATAAGTCTGCAGTCTGGCCATGTTCACTTCTAGGGAAATGAACCGGCAAGCCCCTGGTGCATGGCTCTATcctgaaccactgagccaaatgggcctggtacacaaaaaacCTTAAAAACAGGTAATCCAATGGTAACAGCCcagttttaaatatattggtTCTTAGAATTATCTCATCCAAATGTTTTTTCTGAAATATGGCCTAGATGTttaatgcataaaaataattGCACTTGGAAAAAATATACATCAGTAGCATTAATCAATGTAAGTGTTTTCATAATATCTGTGATCCAGCCTATTTCAGAGGTTTTAGGATATCCACTTTCAAAAATTGGAATGTTCAGAAACCCCACACTTTCTTTGAAAATGGTTAAAAATGTCATTGTCATGCTAATAATAAATACTAAATCGTTAACATAGTATTAATAATATGCTTCTGATTTTTACAGCAGTCATGTGGTAGCAAAACTCTGTACAAGGACGGATGGTAGTCAATGGAGAGAAAACTTCAGCCAGATTCCAAATCataatgaaaagaaggaaactcTTCCTGAAATGAAACAAACTAAACCCAGGTTGTGTAGGCAAATGTTTTTGCATTATTTATCATTGAATAACCACCTGAGCTCTCACATTGGACCCACACTGTACCTGTTTCAGGAATATGAAGAAAACCCTTATAAGCGTAAGGAACCTGAGAAAACTTTTAAGCATCATCAACGTATTAGAAGCCATGAAGGCAGCCCCTGTGGGAAAGCTTTCCACTATTCAAATTCCCTTAGAAATTATGAAAGAGCAAATATTGCTGGGAATCCGAATGAGTGTGTGCAATGTGGGAAAGGTTTTAGTCGTCTCATTTCCTTTAAACTTCACAAAAACACCCATACCAGAGAGAAACCACATCAAAGTAAGCAATGTGGCAAAGCTCTCAGTTCTCCCAAGTACTCCGGAGATAATGAAAGAACACACACTGAAGAAAAGGACTATCAATGTCAGAAATCTGGAAAAGCTTTAAGTTCCACTTCTCTTAGAAATCAGGAAAGAACAAATACTGGtgagaaaccttatgaatgtgggaACATCTTCAGTTGGCTCAGCTctcttgaaaaatataaaagaagttaTGCTGGAAAGAAGCctcatgaatgtaaggaatgtggtaaaACATTCCGTCGTCGCTATGCCCTTATAATTCATCAAAGAATACATACCGGGGAAAAGCCATATGAATGTAAGCTTTGTGGTAAAGTTTTCTCTTATCCAACTTCCCTCCAAAATCATAAAAGAACTCATACCGGGGAAAAACCCTATGGTTGTAAGCaatgtggaaaagccttcagTTGTCCAAAGTCTTATCGAGAGCATCAACGGACACAATGtggagaaaagccctatgaatgtaagcaatgtgggaaagctttcatATTTTCCACTTCTCTTCGAAATCATGAAAGAATGCATACTGAGgagaaaccctataaatgtaagcaatgtgggaaaaTCTTTAGTTTGTACAGCTCTCTTGGATATCATAAAAGAATTCATGATGGAAAGAAGCCTCatgaatgtaaagaatgtggTAAAACattccatcatccttcttcccttagaaatcatgaaagaactcatactggggaaaaaccctatgaatgtaagcattGTGGCAAAACTTTCTATTTTCTATCTGCCCTCCAACGtcatgaaagaactcatactCGGGAAAATCGCTATGAATGTAAGCATTGTGGAAAAGGTTTCTATTATCAGTCTTCTCTCCAAGATCATGAAAGATCTCATACTggggaaaaaccctatgaatgtaaggtTTGTGGTAAAGTTTTCTCTTATTCAACTTCCCTTCAATATCATGAAAGAATGCATAGCGGGGAAAAACCCTAtcaatgtaaggaatgtgggaaagctttcatTTCTCCCAGCTCTCTTGGAAAACATAGAAGAAGTCATGATGGAAAGAAGCctcatgaatgtaaggaatgtggtaaaACATTCTATGATCGATATTTCCTCCGATTTCATGAAAGTATTCATACTGGGGAAAAACGTTATGAATGTAAACATTGTGGTAAAGCTTTCTCTTATCCATCTTCCCTCCGAATTCATGAAAGGGCTCATAATAAGGAAAAACCCTATGcatgtaagcaatgtgggaaagctttcttTGCTCTAGATGCCTTCCAACGTCATGAAAGAATGCATACTGGAGAAAAACCCTATAAATGTAAGCAGTGTTGCAAAACTTTCTCTAATTTAGCTTCCCTCCAACGtcatgaaagaactcatactggggaaaaaccctatgaatgtcaGCAATGTGGTAAGACTTTTAGTTTTTCCAAATCGCTTAGAACtcatgaaaaaatacatattgtgGAGAAAtcctatgaatgtaagcaatgtgggaaagcgTTCAGATGTTACAAATATCTTAGAATACATGAAAAAATTCATACTgtagagaaaccctatgaatgtaagcaatgtgggaaagctttcagATGTTCCAAATATCTTAGAAATCATGAAAGAATGCATACTGGGGAGAAATCatatgaatgtaagcaatgtgggaaagctttcagtTCTCCCAGTTCTCTTGCAACACATGAAAGAAATCATGATGGAAAGAAGCctcatgaatgtaaggaatgcGGTAAAACTTTTCTTTATCCTTCTTTCCTTAGAATTCATGAAAGAATGCATACTggggaaaaaccctatgaatgtaaccATTGTGGTAAAGCTTTCTCTTATCCAACTTCCCTCCAATGTCATGAAAGAACTCATAATAAGGAAAAACCCTAcgaatgtaagcaatgtgggaaagccttcagttctGTCAGCTCTCttggaaaacataaaagaagTCATGATGGAAAGAACCCTCATGTATGTAAGGAATGTGGTAACACATTCCATGATTTATATCACCTCCAACTTTATGAAAGTATTCATACTGgtgaaaaaccttatgaatgtaatcATTGTGGTAAAGCTCTGTCTTATACAACTACCCTCCAATGTCATGACAGAATTCATAATGAGGAAAAACCCTATGAATATAAGCAATGTGAAAAGCCTTTATTCACCCAGTTTCCTGAAATATACCTAAATACTCATAATGGAGACATTCATAATGAATGAAAAAACACCCACTGAAAATAACCCCTATCCTGTAAAGATTGTAGAAAAGCCTTTGATAAtcgtaatatatatatatatatataattcaccttaggatatttttccatctagACAGTGGAAGTCCGAGAGAAAGATAAAGAgcaatattgatgtgagagagaaacatcaattggttggctcCTGTACATGCCTAGACATGAAAGCacagacagtggagaaaagctctatgaatgtaaggaatgtggtgAAGGTTTCAGTTTCTCCAAGTCTCTTCAAAAGCATGGAAGTACACATACTGTGGGAAAATCTTAggaatgtaagcaatgtgggaaaacTTTCCATTGTGTCACACATTTTGGAAGACATAAGTCATGATTGAAAGCAGCCTCATGAATAAGGAATGAGTTAAACCTTTTTGTCACTTCTTTTCTCTTATATATGAAATGTATACTGGGaagaaaccctatgaatgcaaGCAATGTGGGAGAGCCTAtagcagccttgggcaaactacggcccacaggccggatccggcccatttgaaatgaataaaactaaaaaaaaaaaaaagactgtacccttgtatgtaatgatgtttactttgaatttatattagttcacacaaacactccatccatgcttttcttccggccctccagtccagtttaagaacccattgtggccctcgagtcaagaagtttgcccacccctggactataGTCATCCCAGATCCTTTCATATTTACAAAAATTCACATAGTGGAGAAAACCATATGAATGAAAGGAAAATGGTAAACCTTTCAGATTCCAACTAGTTTTTGCAGACATGTGAAAACAAAATATGTTGATAAACACTCTTAATGTAAAGAATAGCAAAGAACCTTCTGTTATCTCTCAGCTGTGCCATATAATCCATTCATATTGAGGATGGACCCTAGAAATGAAAGTATTCATTTCTTCCATTTAATGTAAAGGATGAAGGAACTCACTGAAGAGAAGCCCTGTCATGTAAAGATTGTAGAAGAGCCATTGGTATCCAAGTTCTTTACAAAATCATGAGGTGACTCCCACCCAAAACTAAGTGTATGAACATAGGGAACATGGCAGAGCCTTTCTTGGACATGTGAGAATGCACCTGGAGAAACAGTGTATACAGATAGAGGTGGGTAAGCCTTCAGCTGTCCGTTTTCCTTGAAAAGGTCATGAAAAAAACTCAAAGTGGTGGAATTTATTGAATGTAAAAATGTAGGAAAACCTTCATGTTgcctcatcctatataacaaagagctaatatgcaagtggctgtcacaccctcacgccaGGGCCGAGAAACCTgaggccgggccaggggacctgagttTGCACTCCctcccctgtggggcttgacgggagtgcagccggccgggtctgggtctcttgCAATTTCAAGGTGTGCGcaagtgggcagggacttgaatCTGGGTCCACAgcctgccccagactctgacaggaaggagattttcatgcacattttataattttctttcatctctgacacttctattatagagaaagggcaaatagtaatcCTATGtattaaaagagtaatatgcaaattgcccatcACTCTAACACACAATATAGCCGCCCCGTGTGGTCAAAGATAGccgccccatgtggacacaaggtggcctgcaggggagggcagttgtgggcgatcatgccagcaggagagggcagttgggagggaccatgcctgcaggggagggcagtta
The sequence above is a segment of the Myotis daubentonii chromosome 5, mMyoDau2.1, whole genome shotgun sequence genome. Coding sequences within it:
- the LOC132234996 gene encoding zinc finger protein 709-like isoform X1 gives rise to the protein MDSVAFEDVNVEFTMEEWAFLDPTWKKLYTDVMLETFWNLASVACDLEEQCDNHDSEDQYENNGMNFSSHVVAKLCTRTDGSQWRENFSQIPNHNEKKETLPEMKQTKPRLCRQMFLHYLSLNNHLSSHIGPTLYLFQEYEENPYKRKEPEKTFKHHQRIRSHEGSPCGKAFHYSNSLRNYERANIAGNPNECVQCGKGFSRLISFKLHKNTHTREKPHQSKQCGKALSSPKYSGDNERTHTEEKDYQCQKSGKALSSTSLRNQERTNTGEKPYECGNIFSWLSSLEKYKRSYAGKKPHECKECGKTFRRRYALIIHQRIHTGEKPYECKLCGKVFSYPTSLQNHKRTHTGEKPYGCKQCGKAFSCPKSYREHQRTQCGEKPYECKQCGKAFIFSTSLRNHERMHTEEKPYKCKQCGKIFSLYSSLGYHKRIHDGKKPHECKECGKTFHHPSSLRNHERTHTGEKPYECKHCGKTFYFLSALQRHERTHTRENRYECKHCGKGFYYQSSLQDHERSHTGEKPYECKVCGKVFSYSTSLQYHERMHSGEKPYQCKECGKAFISPSSLGKHRRSHDGKKPHECKECGKTFYDRYFLRFHESIHTGEKRYECKHCGKAFSYPSSLRIHERAHNKEKPYACKQCGKAFFALDAFQRHERMHTGEKPYKCKQCCKTFSNLASLQRHERTHTGEKPYECQQCGKTFSFSKSLRTHEKIHIVEKSYECKQCGKAFRCYKYLRIHEKIHTVEKPYECKQCGKAFRCSKYLRNHERMHTGEKSYECKQCGKAFSSPSSLATHERNHDGKKPHECKECGKTFLYPSFLRIHERMHTGEKPYECNHCGKAFSYPTSLQCHERTHNKEKPYECKQCGKAFSSVSSLGKHKRSHDGKNPHVCKECGNTFHDLYHLQLYESIHTGEKPYECNHCGKALSYTTTLQCHDRIHNEEKPYEYKQCEKPLFTQFPEIYLNTHNGDIHNE
- the LOC132234996 gene encoding zinc finger protein 124-like isoform X3; the encoded protein is MDSVAFEDVNVEFTMEEWAFLDPTWKKLYTDVMLETFWNLASVACDLEEQCDNHDSEDQYENNGMNFREMNRQAPGAWLYPEPLSQMGLVHKKP
- the LOC132234996 gene encoding zinc finger protein 791-like isoform X2, producing the protein MVFLACDLEEQCDNHDSEDQYENNGMNFSSHVVAKLCTRTDGSQWRENFSQIPNHNEKKETLPEMKQTKPRLCRQMFLHYLSLNNHLSSHIGPTLYLFQEYEENPYKRKEPEKTFKHHQRIRSHEGSPCGKAFHYSNSLRNYERANIAGNPNECVQCGKGFSRLISFKLHKNTHTREKPHQSKQCGKALSSPKYSGDNERTHTEEKDYQCQKSGKALSSTSLRNQERTNTGEKPYECGNIFSWLSSLEKYKRSYAGKKPHECKECGKTFRRRYALIIHQRIHTGEKPYECKLCGKVFSYPTSLQNHKRTHTGEKPYGCKQCGKAFSCPKSYREHQRTQCGEKPYECKQCGKAFIFSTSLRNHERMHTEEKPYKCKQCGKIFSLYSSLGYHKRIHDGKKPHECKECGKTFHHPSSLRNHERTHTGEKPYECKHCGKTFYFLSALQRHERTHTRENRYECKHCGKGFYYQSSLQDHERSHTGEKPYECKVCGKVFSYSTSLQYHERMHSGEKPYQCKECGKAFISPSSLGKHRRSHDGKKPHECKECGKTFYDRYFLRFHESIHTGEKRYECKHCGKAFSYPSSLRIHERAHNKEKPYACKQCGKAFFALDAFQRHERMHTGEKPYKCKQCCKTFSNLASLQRHERTHTGEKPYECQQCGKTFSFSKSLRTHEKIHIVEKSYECKQCGKAFRCYKYLRIHEKIHTVEKPYECKQCGKAFRCSKYLRNHERMHTGEKSYECKQCGKAFSSPSSLATHERNHDGKKPHECKECGKTFLYPSFLRIHERMHTGEKPYECNHCGKAFSYPTSLQCHERTHNKEKPYECKQCGKAFSSVSSLGKHKRSHDGKNPHVCKECGNTFHDLYHLQLYESIHTGEKPYECNHCGKALSYTTTLQCHDRIHNEEKPYEYKQCEKPLFTQFPEIYLNTHNGDIHNE